In the genome of Candidatus Methylomirabilota bacterium, one region contains:
- a CDS encoding type II toxin-antitoxin system RelE/ParE family toxin, translated as MAYKIEYKASVVKDLKRIDKKEAARLLQKLEQELGRGGKDVEPLRGQFRGLWRLRIGNYRVIYVRTDEGFLVLRIAHRREAYRK; from the coding sequence TTGGCATATAAGATCGAGTACAAAGCTTCCGTTGTTAAAGACCTCAAGCGGATCGATAAAAAAGAAGCTGCGCGTCTCCTCCAAAAATTGGAACAGGAACTTGGTCGCGGTGGAAAGGATGTGGAACCGCTTCGAGGTCAATTTCGGGGGCTTTGGCGCCTGAGAATTGGCAACTATCGGGTCATCTACGTGAGGACGGATGAGGGTTTCCTGGTCCTCCGTATCGCACACCGCCGCGAGGCTTACCGGAAGTAA
- a CDS encoding ribbon-helix-helix protein, CopG family, protein MSVSISVRLPEEVARALEELAKVTERPKTFLIRKALESYLGEYADFQIALDRLRDKDDAVISRAELRKRLGI, encoded by the coding sequence ATGTCAGTGTCGATTTCGGTGAGACTCCCAGAGGAGGTAGCAAGGGCTCTGGAAGAACTCGCAAAGGTTACGGAACGGCCTAAGACCTTTCTGATCCGGAAGGCTCTGGAATCATATCTTGGTGAGTATGCGGACTTTCAGATTGCTCTGGACCGGCTCCGTGACAAGGACGATGCGGTCATCTCTCGCGCCGAGTTGAGAAAGCGGCTTGGCATATAA